The Fundidesulfovibrio putealis DSM 16056 genome segment GGCCATCATCCAGGCCCTGCGCGCCGGGGAGTTCAACGTGCTGGTGGGCATCAACCTGCTGCGCGAAGGCCTGGACATCCCGGAAGTGTCGCTGGTGACCATCCTGGACGCAGACAAGGAAGGCTTTTTGCGCTCCACCCGCTCGCTCATCCAGACCTTCGGACGCGCCGCGCGAAACGTGGAAGGCCGCGTCATCTTGTATGCGGACAAGATCACCAACTCCATGCACGAGGCCATGGGCGAGACCAGCCGCCGCCGGGAGCGCCAGGAGGCGCACAACCTGGAGCACGGCATCGTCCCCACGACCATCCACAAGGAGATGGACAACGTCCTGGACGCCATCTACGCTCAGGGCAAGTCGGAGAAGGACGCCAAGACCAAGGGCGTGAGCTTCATCGACGAGATCATGCTTCAGGCCCAGGACGCCGAGACTGTGGAAAAATTCGTCAAGCGCCTGGAGCGAGACATGCGCGCCGCCGCCAAGGACATGGCCTTCGAGCGCGCCGCCGAACTGCGCGACGCCATCGTGGCACTGCGCAAGAGGGGCGGCGAGAATGAATAAGTTGAATCCCCGCCGCCATCTGCGTCAACGTCTGAGGCGCATATCCGCCATACGCCGGGGCCTGGGGGTTTTGTGGCCTGTGATGGCGGGCCTTGCCGCCGTGGCGATCATTTTCGTATCCGGCGTTGTCGGCTACATGTGGATCGAAGGCTGGGACTTCTTCGACAGCTTCTACATGGTGGTCATCACCTTGACCACGGTGGGCTACGGCGAAGTCCACCCGCTCACCCGCCCCGGTCGGATTCTCACATCCATAGTGCTGCTCACGGGTGTCGGAACATTTTTCTATCTTGCAGGCGCAATCGTGCAGCTGGTGATTGAAGGCCACATACAAAACATCTTCGGGAGACGCTGGATGCAGCGCGACATTGAAAAAATGATGAATCACACCATCGTCTGCGGCTACGGCCGCATCGGGGCCATTGTGGCACGCGAGATCATCGCGGAAGGGCACGACGTGGTGGTGGTGGAGCGCTCCCAGCCGCTCATCGACGAACTGACCCAGAAAGGCGTCCCATTCGTGGCCGGAGACGCCACCAAGGACGATGTCCTGCTGGCTGCTGGTCTCAATAACGCCAAATCGCTGGTGTCCGCCCTTACCGATGAGGCTGCCAACGTCTACGTGACGCTGACTGCACGCCAGTTGAACCCCGACATCTACATCGTGGCCCGAAGCGACTCGCCGGACCACTCCCAGCGCCTGAACCGGGCCGGGGCCAACCAGGTGCTCTTTCCGCATCTGTACGGCGGAATCCGCATGGCCCAGTCCGTGCTGAGGCCCACGGTGCTCGGATTCATGGACCTGGCCATGCGCGGCGACATCGAGGACCTCCAGATGGAGCAGCTGACCATCTCCACCGAGTCGCCCGTGGCAGGCAAGGATTTGATATCCTCGCAGCTTCGGCAGCGCTTCAACATCATCGTCATCGGCATCAAGAAGCCCGACGGCAAGCTGCTGTTCAACCCGCAGCCCCAGGTGATCCTGGAGGCCGGGGACACGCTCATCCTGGTAGGAGGAAAGCAGAATCTGGCGGCTATGCAGCGGGAGATTTCGTGACTCCGGGGGAGGAGCCGCCTTCGGTCGAGCTGCCGTCCGGGTTGCCGGTTGAGCTGCCAGTCGAATTGGTAATCGCCCGGTACCGGGAGGACGTCGGCTGGCTTCAGGACGTCCCTTTCCCGCACGTGGTGTACGACAAGTCCGGCCAGTCCGGCCCGAACGCGCTTCCCAACATCGGGCGCGAGTCGCACACCTATCTTACCCACATCCTGCGCCGCTACCCGGATTTTCCGGAGTACACGGCGTTTCTGCAGGGCGACCCCTTCGGCCACATGCAGGAAGGCGCGGGGCCTGAGTGGCTCGCGCAGCGCATCGGGCAGAACGTGCGCCTTGGCGTGAAGTTCACCGGATTCGCCTGGTTCAAGCTCAAGTGCGACCGGCTGGGGCGTCCCCACGGCATGGCCGACCCTGAAAAGAAAGGGCGCTGGAAAGGCTGGGGCAAGGACATCCCCGTGGGGGAGGTTTATGGAGAGCTGTTCGCAGGGGACGTGCCGGAATCGTTTCTAGTAACGGCTCCCGCAGGGATGCTCTTCGTGGCTCGCGAGCGAATATTGGCGAGGCCTAAAGACTTCTTTGAGCGTTGCTTGAAACTGATTGAGGCCGACCCGGAAGATGAGTACAACACCGGGCACGCTTTCGAGAGGCTATGGCAGGTTATTTTCGGCGGAAACTCCGCCCTGAACAAAGAGGCCTATTCATGACCGGCACCGGACAGGACAGCGCGACGGCGCGCTCCCGCGCATTGATGCTTCGCGCGCAGCTCGAACACCACAATTATCAATATTACGTCCTCGACGCGCCGGAAATCTCCGACGCCGAGTACGACGTCCTGCTGCGCGAGCTCCAAACCCTGGAAGCCGCGTACCCCGAACTCGCCGATCCCAATTCCCCCACGA includes the following:
- a CDS encoding potassium channel family protein gives rise to the protein MNKLNPRRHLRQRLRRISAIRRGLGVLWPVMAGLAAVAIIFVSGVVGYMWIEGWDFFDSFYMVVITLTTVGYGEVHPLTRPGRILTSIVLLTGVGTFFYLAGAIVQLVIEGHIQNIFGRRWMQRDIEKMMNHTIVCGYGRIGAIVAREIIAEGHDVVVVERSQPLIDELTQKGVPFVAGDATKDDVLLAAGLNNAKSLVSALTDEAANVYVTLTARQLNPDIYIVARSDSPDHSQRLNRAGANQVLFPHLYGGIRMAQSVLRPTVLGFMDLAMRGDIEDLQMEQLTISTESPVAGKDLISSQLRQRFNIIVIGIKKPDGKLLFNPQPQVILEAGDTLILVGGKQNLAAMQREIS
- a CDS encoding DUF3431 domain-containing protein, with the translated sequence MTPGEEPPSVELPSGLPVELPVELVIARYREDVGWLQDVPFPHVVYDKSGQSGPNALPNIGRESHTYLTHILRRYPDFPEYTAFLQGDPFGHMQEGAGPEWLAQRIGQNVRLGVKFTGFAWFKLKCDRLGRPHGMADPEKKGRWKGWGKDIPVGEVYGELFAGDVPESFLVTAPAGMLFVARERILARPKDFFERCLKLIEADPEDEYNTGHAFERLWQVIFGGNSALNKEAYS